The proteins below come from a single Pararge aegeria chromosome 23, ilParAegt1.1, whole genome shotgun sequence genomic window:
- the LOC120634119 gene encoding uncharacterized protein LOC120634119: protein MTDDLGSSGMDGAPGPETRPRRRAVAVRGGASARTPIVARYSRREDSASPSSRNSSVSRSTTPIPRGNYGLGSATAELRAAEEETRESGLSRFLRDRVVGRAAHTTVLDPEEGMASEESCREDPTKLGTQELRAWAGRSTASIIQLATKSSHLKGTYVKKFKEAASELQAIVEALTTRNEAEETRRLQADNNRLRSELEIIRAEQKAYRRDFTEMKTAMAKEAAREASKMAAEGASAKKAATGAPPASALQADVLEELKASIVAAVGRMLDARFAGIEERLLPERVVRPPLSSDRRGPAPPRTAGAPQAGRGLSGGLGASPASASPGAPPVTAGPSRAVPQEETWSEVVTRKNRAKKTPTSNLPTATPKNPSAAAAKPKPKPNLAPPKTAAVVITLAPEAARKGVTYAQVLEQAERRVNLEELGIGAGMRIRRSATGARLLELPKEHTQDQAEVLAERLRKALEGVAEVVRPTKTVTLRVTGLDDSATAVKVAEAVARAGGCSLTAVKATQVQTGPLGTGWSTVYCPVDAAKKVCDAGRLLVGWSSAGVQALEHRPLRCFRCMGMGHTASLCPSKTDRSKMCCRCGEEGHRHVGCERPLRCAVCADASQPSGHIMGGKSCHPPQGKARVVPSQSDRSGPAQTEDTDMPSNE, encoded by the coding sequence ATGACGGATGACTTGGGCTCATCCGGAATGGATGGTGCCCCTGGTCCTGAAACGCGCCCGCGTCGCAGGGCGGTCGCGGTGAGGGGAGGAGCTTCTGCCCGTACCCCTATTGTGGCGAGGTACTCGCGCCGTGAGGATTCGGCCTCGCCAAGCTCTCGCAACTCATCTGTCTCGAGGAGTACGACCCCGATTCCTAGGGGGAACTATGGGTTAGGGAGCGCGACGGCTGAGCTTAGGGCGGCAGAGGAGGAGACGAGGGAGAGCGGATTGAGTCGGTTCCTCCGGGACCGCGTGGTGGGGCGGGCGGCCCATACTACGGTCTTAGACCCAGAGGAGGGGATGGCGAGTGAGGAGTCTTGCCGAGAGGACCCCACCAAGCTCGGCACACAGGAGCTGCGGGCTTGGGCGGGAAGGAGCACGGCGTCCATCATACAGCTGGCTACCAAGTCCAGCCATCTGAAAGGGACGTACGTAAAAAAGTTCAAGGAGGCGGCCTCGGAACTCCAGGCCATAGTAGAAGCCCTCACCACACGGAACGAGGCCGAGGAAACCCGCCGTCTGCAGGCGGACAACAACCGCCTCCGCTCTGAATTGGAGATAATCAGGGCGGAGCAGAAGGCGTACCGGCGGGACTTCACCGAAATGAAGACCGCGATGGCCAAGGAGGCAGCGAGGGAGGCCTCGAAGATGGCAGCTGAGGGAGCTTCGGCAAAGAAAGCGGCAACGGGTGCGCCACCTGCTTCGGCCCTGCAGGCGGACGTCCTGGAGGAGTTAAAAGCCTCCATAGTGGCCGCAGTTGGGAGGATGTTGGACGCCCGTTTTGCAGGAATTGAGGAGCGCCTTCTTCCTGAAAGGGTCGTCCGCCCACCGTTGTCCTCAGACAGAAGGGGCCCGGCTCCTCCCCGTACGGCTGGAGCTCCACAGGCAGGTCGGGGCCTCTCGGGCGGCCTCGGAGCGAGCCCGGCCTCAGCGTCGCCTGGGGCACCCCCGGTGACGGCGGGCCCCAGCCGAGCAGTGCCGCAGGAAGAAACCTGGTCGGAGGTGGTGACCCGAAAAAACAGGGCCAAAAAGACTCCAACCAGCAATCTCCCGACGGCAACACCGAAGAACCCTTCTGCGGCGGCCGCTAAGCCCAAGCCAAAGCCCAACCTGGCGCCGCCCAAGACTGCAGCCGTAGTAATCACCCTGGCTCCAGAGGCGGCCAGGAAAGGCGTGACCTACGCTCAGGTCTTGGAGCAGGCGGAGAGAAGAGTCAATCTGGAGGAGCTTGGCATTGGCGCGGGGATGCGGATTCGCCGCTCTGCTACCGGGGCCAGGCTATTGGAGTTACCCAAAGAGCACACCCAGGACCAGGCCGAGGTGCTCGCGGAACGTCTCCGCAAAGCATTGGAGGGAGTGGCGGAGGTCGTCCGCCCTACGAAAACGGTGACACTCCGTGTTACCGGGCTGGACGATTCTGCCACGGCAGTAAAGGTTGCGGAAGCGGTGGCTCGGGCAGGGGGCTGCTCGCTCACCGCGGTTAAGGCAACTCAGGTGCAGACGGGCCCCTTGGGAACTGGCTGGTCCACTGTTTACTGCCCAGTGGACGCGGCCAAAAAGGTTTGTGATGCCGGACGCCTGCTGGTGGGTTGGAGCTCAGCAGGAGTCCAGGCACTGGAGCACCGCCCTCTGCGCTGCTTCAGGTGCATGGGTATGGGACACACGGCGTCTTTGTGCCCCTCCAAAACCGACCGGAGCAAGATGTGCTGCCGGTGTGGAGAGGAGGGCCACAGGCACGTAGGATGCGAGAGGCCCCTGCGCTGCGCCGTCTGCGCGGACGCATCCCAGCCGTCAGGGCACATCATGGGGGGGAAGAGCTGCCACCCCCCTCAAGGGAAAGCCCGAGTTGTCCCCTCTCAGAGCGACCGAAGTGGCCCAGCGCAGACCGAAGACACTGATATGCCGTCAAATGAATAG